In Pollutimonas sp. M17, a single genomic region encodes these proteins:
- a CDS encoding sulfite exporter TauE/SafE family protein, translating into MQIALLSLLAVSVLGTSFVSGVFGMAGGMILMGILIAYMPVSAAMVLHGTAQMTSNGWRALLWRRHTHYGIFGRYILGLLVAGLLFAFVGFVPDRAMVLIALGIIPFLAVLIPARFVPQANNRFGAELCGFMNTSMQFIAGVSGPLLDVFYVRCQMDRRSVVATKAACQTFSHLAKLIYFTHIMGGESEVEKWAMGIAIAMAILGTSLSKFVLEKLTDHQFRRWTQGLVMAIGVVYLSQGAYVLLTR; encoded by the coding sequence TTGCAGATCGCTCTTCTATCCCTATTGGCTGTGTCGGTGTTGGGAACATCGTTTGTTTCCGGCGTCTTCGGGATGGCGGGCGGCATGATACTGATGGGCATACTGATCGCCTACATGCCGGTTTCAGCCGCCATGGTGCTGCACGGCACGGCGCAGATGACGTCCAACGGATGGCGCGCGCTCCTTTGGCGGCGCCATACCCATTACGGAATCTTTGGCCGCTACATATTGGGTCTGCTGGTTGCCGGGCTGCTGTTCGCCTTCGTAGGCTTCGTGCCCGACCGGGCCATGGTCCTGATCGCCCTGGGCATCATCCCTTTTCTGGCCGTATTGATTCCGGCCAGATTCGTGCCTCAGGCCAACAATCGCTTCGGTGCAGAGCTTTGCGGTTTCATGAACACATCCATGCAGTTCATCGCGGGCGTATCCGGCCCCTTGCTGGACGTGTTCTACGTGCGCTGCCAGATGGACCGCCGCAGCGTGGTGGCCACCAAAGCCGCCTGCCAGACCTTCTCGCACCTGGCCAAGCTCATCTACTTCACCCACATCATGGGCGGTGAAAGCGAGGTCGAGAAATGGGCGATGGGCATCGCCATCGCCATGGCCATTCTTGGCACCAGCCTGAGCAAATTCGTACTGGAAAAACTGACCGATCACCAGTTCCGGCGCTGGACGCAAGGGCTGGTGATGGCCATAGGCGTGGTCTATCTGTCGCAGGGCGCTTACGTCCTGCTCACGCGTTAG
- the ilvD gene encoding dihydroxy-acid dehydratase yields the protein MSTQKRLRSANITQGPARAPNRSMYYALGYKEEDFNKPMIGVANGHSTITPCNSGLQKLADAAIEAIESSGGNAQVFGTPTISDGMAMGTEGMKYSLVSREVIADCVETCVQGQWMDGVVVIGGCDKNMPGGMMGMLRANVPAIYVYGGTILPGRLNGKDLNIVSVFEAVGENAAGRMSDQELKQIELHAIPGPGSCGGMYTANTMSSAFEALGMSLPYSSTMANVHDEKTQSAAESAKVLLKAVELDLKPRDIVTRKSIENAVSVVMATGGSTNAVLHILAIAHAAGVEWTIDDFERVRQRVPVICDLKPSGHYLAVDFHKAGGVPQVMKLLLNAGLIHGDCITITGKTIAELLKDIPDVPAADQKVIFPLDKALYKQGHLAILKGNLSPEGAVAKITGLKNPVITGPARVFDDEQSALKAILDGKIKAGDVMVLRYLGPKGGPGMPEMLAPTGALIGAGLGDSVGLITDGRFSGGTWGMVVGHVAPEAAVGGTIGLVHEGDSITIDAHQLLLQVHVDDAELAARRAAWKEPAPRYTRGVQAKFAFNASTASTGAVLDDF from the coding sequence ATGAGCACCCAAAAACGCCTGCGTTCCGCCAACATTACCCAGGGTCCGGCCCGCGCGCCCAACCGTTCCATGTATTACGCGCTGGGTTACAAAGAAGAAGACTTCAACAAGCCCATGATCGGCGTGGCCAACGGCCACAGCACCATCACGCCTTGCAACAGCGGCTTGCAGAAGCTGGCCGATGCGGCGATCGAGGCCATTGAATCGTCGGGCGGCAATGCGCAGGTGTTCGGCACGCCGACGATATCCGACGGCATGGCCATGGGCACCGAGGGCATGAAGTATTCGCTGGTCTCGCGCGAAGTCATCGCCGACTGCGTCGAAACCTGTGTCCAGGGGCAATGGATGGACGGCGTCGTGGTCATCGGCGGCTGCGACAAGAACATGCCCGGCGGCATGATGGGCATGCTGCGCGCCAATGTGCCGGCCATCTATGTCTACGGCGGCACGATTCTTCCCGGTCGCTTGAACGGCAAGGACCTGAACATCGTCAGCGTGTTCGAGGCGGTGGGCGAGAACGCCGCCGGACGCATGAGCGACCAGGAGCTCAAGCAGATCGAACTGCATGCCATTCCCGGCCCCGGCTCCTGCGGCGGCATGTATACCGCCAATACCATGAGCTCCGCATTCGAGGCCCTGGGCATGAGCCTGCCCTACTCGTCGACCATGGCCAATGTCCACGACGAGAAAACGCAATCGGCGGCCGAGTCCGCAAAAGTCTTGCTCAAGGCCGTCGAACTGGACCTGAAGCCGCGCGACATCGTGACCCGCAAATCCATCGAGAACGCCGTCAGCGTGGTCATGGCCACCGGCGGCTCGACCAATGCCGTCCTGCACATACTGGCCATTGCCCATGCGGCCGGCGTCGAATGGACCATCGATGACTTCGAGCGCGTGCGCCAGCGCGTGCCGGTCATTTGCGACCTGAAGCCCAGCGGTCATTACCTGGCGGTGGATTTCCACAAGGCGGGCGGCGTGCCGCAAGTGATGAAGCTGCTGCTGAACGCCGGCCTCATCCATGGCGACTGCATCACCATCACCGGAAAGACGATCGCCGAGCTTCTGAAGGACATTCCCGATGTGCCCGCCGCCGACCAGAAGGTGATCTTCCCGCTGGACAAGGCGCTGTACAAGCAGGGCCACCTGGCCATACTGAAGGGCAACCTGTCGCCCGAAGGCGCGGTCGCCAAGATCACCGGCCTGAAGAATCCCGTCATTACCGGGCCCGCCCGCGTCTTCGACGACGAGCAATCCGCACTCAAGGCCATACTAGACGGCAAGATCAAGGCCGGCGACGTCATGGTGCTGCGCTATCTGGGTCCCAAGGGCGGCCCGGGCATGCCCGAAATGCTGGCGCCCACCGGCGCTCTGATCGGAGCGGGCCTGGGCGATTCCGTGGGCCTGATCACCGATGGCCGCTTTTCGGGCGGCACCTGGGGCATGGTCGTGGGCCACGTCGCGCCGGAGGCCGCCGTGGGCGGCACGATAGGCCTGGTGCACGAGGGCGATTCCATCACCATCGACGCGCACCAATTGCTGCTGCAGGTGCATGTGGACGATGCCGAGCTGGCCGCGCGCCGTGCGGCCTGGAAGGAGCCGGCCCCGCGTTATACGCGCGGCGTGCAGGCCAAGTTCGCCTTCAATGCCTCCACGGCCAGCACGGGCGCCGTGCTGGACGACTTCTAA
- a CDS encoding pirin family protein, protein MLEIRKAADRGHAQHGWLDSHHTFSFAEYYDRAHMGWSALRVINDDTVQAGEGFGAHGHRDMEIFSYVLEGALEHKDSMGSGSVIRPGDVQLMSAGTGVQHSEFNHSRTEPVHFLQIWIVPKFSGIKPNYQEKRFSDEEKRGRLRLVVSPDGQDGSLTIVQDARVYAGLLDGDEKIEQPLPAGRHAYVHVARGQLTLNGLSLSAGDGVKIADETMLTLAGGENAEVLVFDLP, encoded by the coding sequence ATGCTGGAAATCAGGAAAGCCGCAGATCGCGGCCACGCACAACATGGTTGGCTGGACAGCCACCATACCTTTTCATTTGCCGAATACTATGACCGCGCGCACATGGGCTGGAGCGCCTTGCGGGTGATCAATGACGACACGGTCCAGGCGGGCGAGGGTTTCGGCGCCCACGGCCACCGCGATATGGAAATTTTTTCCTATGTCCTGGAAGGCGCGCTGGAACATAAGGACTCCATGGGTTCCGGATCGGTCATACGCCCCGGCGACGTGCAGCTCATGAGCGCGGGAACCGGCGTACAGCATAGCGAGTTCAATCACTCGCGCACCGAGCCGGTGCATTTCCTGCAGATCTGGATCGTCCCGAAATTCTCCGGCATCAAACCGAATTATCAGGAAAAGCGTTTCAGCGACGAAGAGAAACGCGGCAGGCTGCGCCTGGTCGTTTCGCCGGACGGTCAGGACGGCTCGCTGACCATCGTGCAGGACGCGCGCGTCTATGCCGGTCTGCTGGACGGGGATGAAAAAATCGAGCAGCCGCTGCCGGCGGGCCGGCATGCCTACGTGCATGTCGCCCGCGGCCAGCTGACGCTCAATGGGCTATCGCTGTCCGCCGGCGATGGCGTCAAGATCGCCGACGAAACGATGCTGACCCTGGCCGGCGGCGAGAATGCCGAAGTGCTGGTGTTCGACCTGCCTTAG
- a CDS encoding LysR family transcriptional regulator — translation MPTLKTTLEQWRVLQAIVEHGGYAQAAEALHRSQSSISYMVARLQEQVGVQLLAMEGRKARLTESGKALLAQAVDLLNDAAKLEQRAAQLEHGWEAEVRLVVDAALPTPLLLDALAQFTRVAGQTRLQLTEVVLSGAEEALAGQRADVLVGTRVPAGYLGNLLLDVDFIAVAHPSHTLHRLGRELDGDDLRREMQVVLRDSGTVNPRDEGWLGSAQRWTVSSLETSAAMVADGLGFAWLPRHLIQRRLDEGALWPLPLSEGRIRRVSLYLTFGSQEGAGPAARQLAQVLHQSAQAYAASAANALR, via the coding sequence ATGCCAACATTGAAGACCACTCTGGAGCAATGGCGCGTCCTGCAAGCCATCGTCGAACACGGCGGATACGCCCAGGCGGCGGAGGCGCTGCATCGCAGCCAGTCCTCCATCAGCTACATGGTGGCGCGCCTGCAGGAACAGGTGGGAGTGCAGCTCCTGGCGATGGAAGGGCGCAAGGCGCGGTTGACCGAAAGCGGCAAGGCATTGCTGGCCCAGGCTGTAGATCTGTTGAACGACGCGGCCAAGCTGGAGCAAAGGGCGGCGCAACTGGAGCATGGCTGGGAGGCCGAAGTCAGGCTGGTGGTCGATGCCGCGCTGCCCACGCCCCTGCTGCTGGATGCTCTGGCGCAATTTACGCGGGTGGCGGGGCAGACACGCCTGCAACTGACCGAAGTCGTGCTATCGGGCGCCGAGGAAGCCCTGGCCGGCCAGCGCGCCGACGTGCTGGTCGGAACGCGCGTGCCCGCCGGCTATCTGGGAAACCTCTTGCTGGATGTGGACTTCATCGCCGTGGCCCATCCCTCGCACACCCTGCATCGCCTGGGGCGCGAGCTGGACGGCGACGACCTGAGGCGGGAAATGCAGGTCGTGTTGCGCGACTCGGGCACCGTGAACCCGCGCGATGAGGGCTGGCTGGGCTCCGCCCAGCGCTGGACGGTCAGCAGCCTGGAAACCTCGGCCGCGATGGTGGCCGACGGGCTGGGCTTCGCCTGGCTGCCGCGTCATCTCATACAAAGGCGCCTGGATGAGGGCGCCCTTTGGCCCTTGCCCTTGAGCGAGGGCCGGATCCGCCGCGTCTCGCTCTACCTGACCTTCGGTAGCCAGGAAGGAGCCGGCCCCGCCGCCCGCCAGCTTGCGCAAGTCCTCCACCAGTCGGCCCAGGCCTATGCGGCGTCAGCGGCAAACGCCTTGCGATGA
- a CDS encoding ABC transporter substrate-binding protein: protein MQSLWNKVRAGLAALLAAALCAAIAQAQPAAKYEKITLAGPTALVSFPLLHMLETGALNDYTDRLEFRLWQSPDQLRVLLAKKEIDFSAAPSNLPALMANRGEPVRLLNISVWGILWLVSRDPSVKSFSDLAGKELLLPFHRDLPSVLVDTLLAADGNEPGNRIQLRRTRASEDAIALMLTGQSQNALLVEPTASLLMWRNEQQGGAPLYRVESLEDTWRARFPDQADLPQAGIMANSNVAGDLALSRAVERAYAESADWCVRHARACAEMVNRHIPHLPVPAVENAIKSTRLESRPASEARPQLEALYTLLGKDYPQAIGGRLPDAGFYGP, encoded by the coding sequence ATGCAGAGCCTATGGAATAAAGTGCGCGCCGGCCTGGCCGCACTGCTTGCCGCCGCCCTGTGCGCCGCCATCGCACAGGCCCAGCCGGCCGCGAAGTACGAGAAAATAACCTTGGCGGGCCCCACCGCGCTGGTCAGCTTCCCCCTGCTGCACATGCTGGAAACCGGCGCACTGAACGACTATACCGACCGGCTGGAATTCCGCCTGTGGCAAAGCCCCGATCAATTGCGGGTGCTGCTGGCCAAAAAGGAAATCGACTTCAGCGCGGCGCCCAGCAATCTGCCGGCGCTGATGGCCAACCGCGGCGAGCCGGTGCGCCTGCTGAACATCTCGGTCTGGGGAATCCTGTGGCTGGTCAGCCGCGACCCGTCCGTCAAAAGCTTCTCGGATCTTGCCGGCAAGGAATTGCTGCTGCCCTTTCACAGGGATCTGCCCTCGGTCCTGGTCGACACCCTGCTGGCCGCCGACGGGAACGAGCCGGGAAATCGCATACAGCTGCGCCGCACGCGCGCTTCCGAAGACGCCATCGCCCTGATGCTGACCGGCCAGAGCCAGAACGCCCTGCTGGTCGAGCCGACGGCATCGCTGCTGATGTGGCGCAACGAGCAGCAGGGCGGCGCGCCGCTATACCGTGTGGAAAGCCTGGAGGACACCTGGCGGGCCCGCTTCCCGGATCAGGCCGACCTGCCCCAGGCCGGCATCATGGCGAACTCGAACGTGGCCGGCGACCTTGCGCTGAGCCGCGCGGTGGAACGGGCCTATGCCGAATCCGCGGACTGGTGCGTGCGGCATGCTCGAGCCTGCGCCGAGATGGTCAACCGGCATATCCCGCATCTGCCCGTCCCGGCCGTGGAAAACGCCATCAAGTCCACCCGCCTGGAAAGCCGCCCCGCCAGTGAAGCGCGCCCGCAGCTGGAAGCCCTGTATACCCTGCTGGGCAAGGACTACCCCCAGGCCATAGGCGGCCGCCTGCCTGACGCCGGATTCTACGGACCATGA
- a CDS encoding CinA family protein, translating to MADRDEVTEEVADFMRDRSLMLVTAESCTGGLIAALLADIPGAGRLLDCAFVTYSPESKKRCLSVGAETLERCNLTSETVAREMAAGALKNSRANVAVSNTGVVDDTDRDIPAGTQCFAWAFSPRPDGESARQAMFSETRRFEGDRTEIRTAAARYALERIPHYFLIHAKAPADSGSG from the coding sequence GTGGCTGACCGGGACGAGGTCACGGAGGAGGTCGCCGACTTCATGCGCGACCGTTCGCTGATGCTGGTCACGGCCGAGTCCTGCACCGGCGGCCTTATCGCCGCCCTGCTTGCGGACATTCCCGGTGCGGGGCGCTTGCTGGATTGCGCTTTCGTGACGTATTCGCCCGAATCAAAGAAGCGCTGCCTGTCGGTCGGCGCCGAAACACTGGAGCGCTGCAACCTGACCAGCGAAACGGTGGCCAGGGAAATGGCCGCTGGCGCCCTGAAGAACAGCCGGGCGAACGTGGCGGTTTCGAATACCGGCGTCGTCGACGACACGGATCGCGACATTCCGGCCGGAACGCAATGCTTCGCATGGGCTTTCAGCCCCCGGCCGGACGGGGAATCGGCGCGCCAGGCGATGTTCAGCGAAACACGCCGGTTCGAGGGCGACAGGACGGAGATCCGGACAGCCGCGGCCAGGTATGCGCTGGAACGCATTCCCCATTATTTCCTAATTCATGCCAAGGCCCCGGCCGATTCAGGCTCCGGCTAA
- a CDS encoding LysR family transcriptional regulator codes for MEIRQLRYFACVVEAGSMGKAARELGVVTSALSQQISRLESELATRLLQRTGTGVVPTDAGLAFFRQAQLALRHVDEAARAAQQARLSGHVSVGMAPTTAAVMGLPLMLAMRERYPDVRFHLVESLSGHLMNMLNARQLDLAIVFNSEAGRRWSVMPLLDERLFVIAAKGFKGFPKQKKVRLAGLTSLPLVMPTNMHGLRSLLAGAIGQQDLSINIAMEIDSLAMLMDAVGAGLVATIQPGAAIARLPDKAFLMSEISDPGLTRRNLLVSLSDDELSPAGLATRVVMRDVALRLVREGRWTGASIHEP; via the coding sequence ATGGAAATCCGTCAACTTCGCTATTTCGCCTGTGTGGTCGAAGCGGGCAGCATGGGCAAGGCCGCCCGCGAACTGGGCGTGGTCACGTCCGCGCTCAGCCAGCAGATCAGCCGCCTGGAGTCCGAGCTGGCCACCCGCCTGTTGCAGCGCACGGGCACCGGAGTCGTGCCGACCGACGCCGGCCTGGCCTTCTTCAGGCAGGCTCAGCTGGCCCTGCGCCACGTCGACGAAGCGGCCCGGGCGGCGCAGCAGGCCAGACTGTCGGGGCACGTCAGCGTGGGCATGGCGCCCACCACGGCGGCGGTCATGGGCCTGCCCCTTATGCTGGCGATGCGCGAGCGCTATCCCGACGTGCGTTTCCATCTGGTCGAATCCCTGTCCGGCCATCTGATGAATATGCTGAATGCGCGGCAACTGGACCTGGCCATCGTGTTCAACAGCGAAGCGGGCCGGAGATGGTCGGTCATGCCCCTGCTGGACGAGCGCCTGTTCGTGATCGCCGCCAAGGGCTTCAAGGGTTTCCCCAAGCAGAAGAAGGTACGGCTGGCGGGGCTGACCAGTCTGCCCCTGGTCATGCCCACCAATATGCACGGCTTGCGCTCCCTCTTGGCGGGGGCCATAGGCCAGCAGGACCTGAGCATCAACATCGCCATGGAAATCGACTCGCTGGCCATGCTGATGGATGCCGTCGGCGCGGGGCTGGTGGCCACCATACAGCCCGGCGCGGCGATTGCGCGCCTGCCCGACAAGGCCTTTCTGATGTCCGAAATCTCCGATCCAGGCCTGACCCGCCGCAATCTCCTCGTCAGCCTGTCCGATGACGAGCTTTCGCCGGCCGGGCTGGCGACGCGTGTCGTGATGCGCGACGTCGCTCTGCGCCTGGTGCGCGAAGGGCGTTGGACGGGGGCTTCTATTCACGAACCATGA
- a CDS encoding MFS transporter, giving the protein MSKPISATVVLVATLTVQSLVAMCLLTLPVVAPAVAETLGISTVYLGLYIAFAYAGAMSASLLSGGVVRRYGAIRASQIGLALCAAGVAMCAIESPIAAALGAVLIGLGYGPITPASSHLLARSTPAHRMSFVFSVKQTGVPLGGVLAGVVVPGLADIAGWQAAFLVIAAATLLCAVAIQPLCADLDADKDRTQAVSFGNGLAAPLRLVFSQRSLAVLAAVSFFFSITQLSLTTYMVTYLHDDLGMGLIVAGFTLAVAQAAGVAGRLLWGYLSDRFLGPIAMLGLLAVLIAICSLATPFLQYVDSQTLTLIVLSLFGSSAVGWNGVYLAEVARQAPPGQASIATGGTLSMTFLGIVIGPPIFGMIAGAFGSYGLAYASLVVPAGLCMWLLWRHRKAFAADAA; this is encoded by the coding sequence ATGAGCAAGCCCATATCGGCGACCGTCGTACTCGTCGCCACCCTGACTGTGCAGTCCCTGGTGGCCATGTGCCTGCTCACCCTGCCGGTGGTCGCCCCCGCCGTCGCCGAAACCCTGGGAATTTCGACCGTGTACCTGGGCTTGTACATTGCCTTCGCCTATGCCGGCGCGATGTCGGCCAGTCTGCTGTCGGGCGGAGTCGTACGCCGCTATGGCGCCATACGCGCCAGCCAGATCGGACTGGCGCTGTGCGCGGCGGGCGTGGCGATGTGCGCCATCGAGTCTCCCATCGCCGCCGCGCTGGGAGCCGTGCTCATCGGCCTGGGCTATGGCCCCATCACTCCGGCAAGTTCGCATCTGCTGGCTCGCAGCACGCCGGCCCACCGCATGTCTTTCGTTTTCTCCGTCAAGCAGACCGGCGTGCCGCTGGGCGGAGTGCTGGCCGGCGTCGTCGTGCCCGGGCTGGCCGACATCGCGGGCTGGCAGGCGGCCTTTCTTGTCATCGCCGCCGCCACCCTGCTCTGCGCCGTGGCCATCCAGCCGCTCTGCGCGGACCTGGACGCCGACAAGGATAGGACGCAGGCGGTGTCATTCGGCAACGGGCTGGCGGCTCCCTTGCGCCTGGTGTTCAGCCAGCGCAGCCTGGCCGTGCTGGCCGCCGTGTCCTTCTTCTTCTCGATTACACAATTGTCGCTGACCACCTATATGGTGACCTACCTGCACGACGACCTGGGCATGGGGCTGATCGTGGCGGGATTCACGCTGGCCGTCGCGCAGGCGGCGGGCGTGGCCGGGCGCCTGCTGTGGGGCTATCTATCCGATCGATTCCTGGGCCCCATCGCCATGCTGGGACTGCTTGCGGTATTGATAGCGATATGCTCGCTGGCGACGCCTTTCCTGCAATACGTCGATTCGCAAACGCTGACGCTGATCGTGCTGTCGCTGTTCGGCAGCAGCGCCGTCGGCTGGAATGGCGTCTATCTGGCCGAGGTGGCCCGACAGGCGCCGCCGGGCCAGGCCAGCATCGCCACCGGCGGCACGCTGTCCATGACATTCCTTGGCATCGTCATCGGGCCCCCGATATTCGGGATGATCGCCGGCGCCTTCGGCAGCTACGGCCTGGCCTATGCATCGCTGGTCGTGCCCGCCGGCCTGTGCATGTGGCTGCTGTGGCGTCATCGCAAGGCGTTTGCCGCTGACGCCGCATAG
- the nadE gene encoding ammonia-dependent NAD(+) synthetase, giving the protein MLTPEQRAKQRDIIEELGVDADFDAESEVERRVKFLADYLVETGSSALVLGISGGVDSLVGGCLSQRAAALARNRGREASFIAMRLPYGEQRDEHDAQASLDVIQPDTLLTVNIKPASDAMLAALLQGEVQFRDDRQQDFLLGNIKARQRMIAQYAAAGAYRGLVVGTDHAAEALMGFFTKFGDGAADITPLAGLNKRRVRALAAAMGAPEALVMKIPTADLESLSPLKPDEEAFGVSYGEIDDFLEGKDISQEAFDVIARTHRNSAHKRALPLFPKD; this is encoded by the coding sequence GTGCTAACACCGGAACAGCGCGCAAAGCAGCGCGACATCATCGAGGAACTGGGCGTCGATGCCGACTTCGACGCCGAGAGCGAAGTCGAACGGCGGGTGAAGTTCCTGGCCGATTACCTGGTGGAAACCGGCAGCAGCGCGCTGGTTCTTGGCATCAGCGGCGGCGTCGATTCGCTGGTCGGGGGCTGCCTGTCGCAGCGCGCCGCCGCGCTGGCCCGCAATCGCGGGCGCGAGGCGAGTTTCATCGCCATGCGCCTGCCCTACGGCGAACAGCGCGACGAGCACGATGCACAGGCATCGCTGGACGTCATCCAGCCCGACACGCTGCTTACCGTCAATATCAAGCCGGCCAGCGACGCCATGCTGGCCGCCCTGCTGCAGGGCGAGGTGCAGTTCCGCGACGACAGGCAGCAGGATTTCCTTCTGGGCAACATCAAGGCCCGCCAGCGGATGATTGCGCAATATGCGGCGGCCGGCGCTTACCGGGGGCTGGTGGTGGGCACCGACCATGCGGCCGAAGCGCTGATGGGCTTCTTCACCAAGTTCGGCGACGGCGCGGCCGACATCACCCCGCTGGCCGGACTGAACAAGCGGCGTGTGCGGGCGCTGGCCGCCGCCATGGGCGCGCCCGAGGCCCTGGTCATGAAAATACCCACCGCCGATCTGGAATCGCTTTCGCCCTTGAAACCGGACGAGGAGGCCTTTGGCGTGAGCTACGGCGAAATCGACGATTTCCTCGAGGGCAAGGATATTTCCCAGGAGGCCTTCGACGTCATCGCGCGCACGCATCGCAATTCGGCCCACAAAAGAGCCTTGCCCCTATTTCCCAAAGATTGA
- the tcuA gene encoding FAD-dependent tricarballylate dehydrogenase TcuA encodes MLDVLVIGGGNAALCAALMAREAGASVMILESAPKEWRGGNSQHTRNLRCMHDAPQDVLVDAYPEEEFWQDLLKVTGGITNEKLARLVIRASSSCRDWMRKHGVRFQPSLSGTLHVARTNAFFMGGGKALVNAYYRSAENLGVQIRYDAPVDALELDGDRFVAARIGSERIEARACVVASGGFESNREWLREAWGQNEAGEWPADNFLIRGTRFNMGVLLKFLLDAGADAIGDPTQSHSVAIDARAPLYDGGICTRVDCVSLGIVVNRDARRFYDEGEDFWPKRYAIWGRLVAKQPGQIAYSIIDAKAVGRFMPPVFPGEKADSLPELARRLGLDERTFMETVDSYNAACRMGDFNHEVLDDCHTEGLEPAKTHWARPLDTAPYYAYALRPGITFTYLGVKVDENAAVHFDGRPSGNLFAAGEVMAGNVLGQGYTAGVGMSIGTAFGRIAGTQAAAAALSGSRGQEEKTLHPGKEHAAA; translated from the coding sequence ATGCTGGATGTACTCGTAATCGGCGGCGGAAATGCCGCCCTGTGTGCGGCCCTGATGGCTCGCGAAGCGGGCGCAAGTGTCATGATCCTGGAGTCCGCGCCCAAGGAGTGGCGCGGAGGAAATTCCCAGCACACGCGCAATCTGCGCTGCATGCACGACGCGCCCCAGGACGTGCTGGTCGACGCCTATCCCGAAGAGGAGTTCTGGCAGGATCTGCTCAAGGTAACCGGCGGCATCACCAACGAGAAGCTGGCACGCCTGGTGATACGCGCCTCGTCATCCTGTCGCGACTGGATGCGCAAGCATGGCGTGCGCTTCCAGCCCTCGCTGTCGGGCACCTTGCACGTGGCGCGCACCAACGCTTTTTTCATGGGCGGCGGCAAGGCACTGGTCAACGCCTATTACCGCAGCGCCGAGAACCTGGGCGTGCAGATACGCTACGATGCGCCGGTCGATGCGCTGGAACTGGACGGAGACCGTTTCGTCGCGGCCCGCATCGGCAGCGAACGCATCGAAGCGCGCGCCTGTGTAGTGGCCAGTGGCGGTTTCGAATCGAACCGGGAATGGCTGCGTGAAGCCTGGGGCCAGAACGAGGCGGGCGAATGGCCTGCCGACAACTTCCTGATACGCGGCACGCGTTTCAACATGGGCGTGCTGCTCAAGTTCCTGCTGGATGCGGGCGCCGACGCCATCGGCGATCCCACCCAGTCCCATTCGGTGGCCATCGACGCCCGCGCGCCCCTGTACGACGGGGGCATCTGCACGCGGGTCGATTGCGTGTCGCTGGGCATTGTCGTCAACCGCGATGCGCGGCGCTTCTACGATGAAGGCGAGGACTTCTGGCCCAAGCGCTATGCCATCTGGGGCCGGCTGGTTGCCAAGCAGCCCGGCCAGATCGCTTATTCCATCATCGATGCCAAGGCCGTGGGCCGCTTCATGCCGCCCGTGTTCCCGGGCGAGAAGGCCGACTCATTGCCGGAGCTGGCGCGCCGGCTGGGCCTGGATGAGCGGACCTTCATGGAAACCGTCGACAGCTACAACGCGGCCTGTCGCATGGGCGATTTCAACCATGAAGTCCTGGACGATTGCCATACCGAAGGCCTGGAGCCCGCCAAGACGCACTGGGCCCGTCCTTTGGATACCGCGCCCTATTATGCCTACGCCTTGCGGCCCGGAATCACGTTCACCTATCTCGGCGTCAAGGTGGACGAGAACGCCGCCGTGCATTTCGATGGCCGCCCCAGCGGAAATCTGTTCGCGGCGGGAGAGGTGATGGCCGGCAATGTGCTGGGGCAGGGTTATACCGCCGGCGTGGGAATGAGCATAGGCACGGCCTTCGGCCGTATTGCGGGCACGCAGGCCGCCGCCGCGGCCCTGAGCGGCAGCCGCGGCCAAGAGGAAAAAACGCTACATCCAGGAAAAGAACATGCAGCAGCTTGA